A single genomic interval of Bacteroidales bacterium harbors:
- a CDS encoding DUF4402 domain-containing protein has product MKFILQYITITLLLTIVGIRVQAQAGVAASMFAEVIAALTATENSQLSFGKFSPETNGGEIHLSPQGMRSVNGSVVLSGGGHSNGSFIITGEDQATFSISLPSGQSLLTNSTGTKTMIVKDWQSNPAPA; this is encoded by the coding sequence ATGAAATTCATTCTCCAATATATCACCATAACACTCCTACTTACCATAGTTGGAATCCGGGTTCAGGCCCAGGCGGGAGTAGCAGCCAGCATGTTTGCTGAGGTGATTGCAGCCCTGACAGCTACGGAGAATTCGCAACTAAGCTTCGGGAAGTTCTCCCCGGAAACCAATGGAGGTGAAATTCATCTTTCGCCCCAGGGTATGAGATCCGTTAATGGCAGCGTCGTGCTAAGCGGAGGGGGACATAGCAATGGAAGCTTTATCATCACAGGTGAGGACCAGGCTACTTTCAGCATCAGCTTACCTTCCGGACAATCATTACTCACCAATAGTACAGGTACAAAAACCATGATCGTTAAAGATTGGCAATCCAACCCAGCCCCGGCATAG
- a CDS encoding response regulator — protein sequence MKSDSIRILFVEDIEVDMELALRELQKENFNITWIRVETREDFLHQLLHFDPDIIISDYSMPTFDGLEALKITLAHAPGIPVILFTGSINEETAVACIKAGATDYVLKDKMKRLPFAVREALIQKEIRISNEKTQVELKQSEARYRTFMNSTDDLAFLKDESLKYILVNKANQEFFGRHESDIVGKTDAELMPETNAISCRASDLQAIEQNKLVISTERIGDRVYESRKFPVFLKKGKIGIGGFIRDITERENSEKLLKLQGTALNSAANAIVITDINGQILSVNPAYTKLTGYSAEESIGKNPKELVKSGIHEQDFYKDLWETILNGNVWQGELINRRKDGKFYNEENTITPVYNSDGLITQFVAIKQDITERKIAEITIEASERKYRQLVDNAIIGIYSASFEGKFLQVNEPLCKILESNSISELLGIHIDTIYKFPEQRQKLIEDLLHYGKILNFEVELLTLKKHTRNVVVNAILEGNQIIGMVLDMTERKKGEQELLKAKEKAEESDKLKTSFLANMSHEVRTPMNAIMGYADLLLSPDYPEKEKPEYVKIISKSSQQLLKIMNDIVEISKIATSQIKDNPIAFNLNAMLRELVLEFQPSAKNKKLKFTCNPGMNDESSMINFDDMKLKQIIGNLVENAIKFCDKGSIELGYNLKDSIIEFYVKDTGIGISPENQEIIFERFRQLEDSYTRKYGGSGLGLAIAKAFIEFLGGKIWVKSTPGKGSTFNFHIPYLPLETAAKPKAVTSLPDEDFSSFTLLVAEDDDINYVYMERLLSKTNARLIRAANGQEAVDLCKSTEKVDLILMDINMPFLNGLEATKIIKSSRPDIPIIAVTAYSLSGDRETCIASGCNDYIPKPIRRDELFSKLHQFLD from the coding sequence ATGAAGTCCGACTCTATTCGAATACTTTTTGTTGAAGATATTGAAGTAGATATGGAGCTTGCGCTTCGTGAGCTTCAAAAAGAAAACTTTAATATCACATGGATCAGGGTTGAAACCAGGGAGGATTTCCTCCATCAACTGCTTCATTTTGATCCGGATATTATTATTTCTGATTATTCAATGCCTACTTTCGATGGGCTTGAAGCATTAAAAATAACCTTAGCACATGCACCCGGGATTCCAGTAATCCTGTTCACCGGCTCAATTAATGAGGAAACTGCTGTTGCCTGCATAAAAGCAGGTGCTACTGATTATGTCCTGAAGGATAAAATGAAAAGGCTTCCATTTGCAGTAAGGGAAGCACTCATTCAAAAAGAAATTAGAATCTCCAACGAAAAAACCCAGGTTGAACTTAAGCAAAGTGAAGCCAGGTATAGAACATTTATGAATTCAACTGATGATTTGGCTTTTTTGAAAGACGAATCACTCAAATACATACTTGTTAATAAAGCCAACCAGGAATTTTTTGGCAGACATGAATCAGATATTGTTGGAAAAACTGATGCCGAACTCATGCCAGAAACAAACGCAATTAGTTGCAGAGCATCAGACCTTCAGGCCATTGAACAAAATAAACTGGTAATCTCAACCGAAAGAATCGGTGACAGAGTTTATGAATCAAGAAAATTCCCGGTCTTTTTGAAGAAAGGGAAAATAGGTATCGGAGGTTTTATCCGTGACATTACTGAGAGGGAGAATTCAGAAAAATTACTTAAACTTCAGGGTACAGCACTCAACTCAGCAGCAAATGCAATTGTAATCACTGACATCAATGGTCAAATTCTTTCAGTCAATCCTGCCTATACAAAGCTCACAGGATATTCTGCTGAAGAATCAATAGGGAAAAACCCCAAGGAATTAGTGAAATCCGGAATTCATGAACAGGACTTCTACAAAGATCTTTGGGAAACCATCCTCAATGGTAATGTATGGCAAGGTGAATTAATCAACAGGAGAAAGGATGGGAAGTTTTATAATGAAGAAAACACAATTACTCCAGTGTATAATAGTGATGGCTTAATCACACAATTTGTAGCCATTAAACAGGATATTACTGAACGGAAAATTGCTGAAATAACTATTGAAGCCTCTGAAAGAAAATACAGGCAACTTGTTGATAATGCTATAATCGGAATATATTCAGCCTCATTTGAAGGCAAGTTTCTACAGGTAAATGAACCACTCTGTAAAATTCTGGAAAGCAATTCAATATCCGAACTACTTGGAATACACATCGATACGATCTATAAATTCCCGGAACAAAGGCAGAAACTGATTGAAGACCTTCTACATTATGGAAAAATCCTGAATTTTGAGGTTGAGTTACTCACACTAAAAAAACATACCAGAAACGTTGTGGTAAATGCTATCCTTGAAGGGAACCAGATTATTGGGATGGTACTGGATATGACTGAGAGAAAAAAAGGGGAACAAGAGTTGTTGAAAGCTAAAGAAAAAGCTGAAGAAAGTGACAAATTGAAAACTTCATTTCTTGCCAATATGAGTCATGAAGTGCGAACACCTATGAATGCAATCATGGGATATGCTGACCTTTTACTATCACCTGATTACCCGGAAAAAGAGAAACCGGAATATGTTAAAATTATCAGCAAGAGTTCGCAGCAACTTCTAAAAATAATGAATGATATTGTGGAGATTTCCAAGATAGCCACCAGCCAGATTAAGGATAACCCAATAGCTTTCAACCTTAATGCAATGCTGAGGGAGTTAGTCCTTGAGTTTCAACCTTCAGCTAAAAACAAGAAGTTGAAATTTACTTGCAACCCTGGAATGAATGATGAGTCTTCAATGATCAATTTTGATGACATGAAATTGAAGCAAATCATTGGTAACCTGGTGGAGAATGCAATCAAATTCTGCGATAAAGGAAGCATTGAACTTGGTTATAATCTCAAGGATTCCATCATTGAGTTTTATGTAAAAGATACGGGCATTGGAATATCTCCTGAAAATCAGGAAATAATCTTTGAAAGATTCCGACAACTTGAGGATTCTTATACCCGAAAATATGGGGGCTCCGGTCTTGGCCTTGCCATTGCTAAAGCTTTCATTGAATTCCTGGGAGGGAAAATATGGGTAAAATCAACACCTGGTAAAGGATCTACCTTCAATTTTCATATTCCTTATCTTCCATTGGAAACTGCTGCAAAACCAAAAGCAGTAACCAGCCTGCCTGATGAGGACTTCAGCTCATTTACCCTCCTGGTTGCTGAAGACGATGACATTAATTATGTATATATGGAAAGGTTGCTTTCCAAAACCAATGCCAGGCTTATACGCGCTGCCAATGGTCAGGAAGCTGTGGATCTGTGCAAAAGCACTGAAAAGGTTGACCTGATCCTCATGGATATTAATATGCCATTTCTCAATGGCCTGGAAGCCACAAAAATTATTAAATCCTCCCGTCCTGATATTCCGATTATTGCAGTTACAGCCTATTCTCTCAGTGGTGACAGAGAAACATGCATAGCTTCCGGATGTAATGATTATATCCCAAAGCCTATCAGACGGGATGAACTTTTCTCGAAACTCCATCAATTCCTTGATTAG
- a CDS encoding response regulator, which yields MSKLDILLIEDNLNDAELAMRALLKNNPSFSIEHIADGEEALVYLKKLGDLSAVNQFTLPKLILLDLKLPKIDGFEILKTIRSSDKTKLIPVVIFSSSAEEKDILECYTLGSNSYMVKPVAFDHFMEAVAEIGRYWLGFNMTPIRED from the coding sequence ATGAGCAAATTAGATATTCTCTTAATTGAGGATAACTTGAATGATGCTGAATTGGCAATGAGGGCTTTACTCAAAAACAATCCTTCTTTCTCAATTGAACATATTGCTGATGGAGAAGAAGCATTGGTTTACCTGAAAAAACTTGGAGATTTATCTGCCGTTAACCAGTTTACATTACCAAAACTAATACTTCTGGATCTTAAACTACCAAAAATTGATGGGTTTGAAATTTTGAAAACGATCAGGTCATCTGATAAAACAAAATTGATTCCAGTCGTAATTTTTTCTTCTTCTGCTGAAGAAAAAGACATTTTGGAGTGTTATACTCTTGGATCTAATAGTTACATGGTAAAACCTGTTGCTTTTGATCATTTTATGGAGGCTGTAGCAGAAATTGGAAGATATTGGCTTGGATTCAATATGACCCCTATCCGGGAAGATTGA